In the genome of Microbacterium saperdae, one region contains:
- a CDS encoding ABC transporter substrate-binding protein: MNALKGSRTAKVFAGIALLSASAVVVAGCSSTPSDEGTGGEKPAADLTLKLGSLLPQTGSLAFLGPPMESGVGLAVQEVNDAKAGVTIELTAEDEGDTDTKAYETSITKLQGAGVSAIVGAAASGVSKLILDGNVSAGILQISASNTSPDFTTWDDDGLYFRTAPSDLLQGEVLGNLIAEDGAKTLGIIYQNDAYGTGLFDAIKTTFEGTGGEVVADASFNVGDAQFDAQVETIKAQNPDAVAIVSFDQFKTIAPLLVNAGISADKFYMVDGNLSDYGDEIPVSLEGAQGTKAGPVLEDDFTDRLQTYWTGEGNAEVKDFTYAAEAYDAVVLVALASLAAGSTEGADIAAKMQEISGGSGEGEKCTSFADCAKIINDGGTADYDGYSGEVTFDENGDPQGATIGIYKYGADNLIARTN, translated from the coding sequence ATGAACGCATTGAAGGGTTCGCGTACCGCGAAGGTCTTCGCAGGGATCGCGCTGCTCAGCGCATCCGCCGTCGTCGTCGCTGGTTGTAGCAGCACACCGTCCGATGAGGGAACGGGTGGCGAGAAGCCGGCCGCCGACCTCACCCTCAAGCTCGGCTCGCTGCTGCCGCAGACGGGTTCGCTGGCATTCCTCGGACCGCCCATGGAGTCCGGTGTGGGCCTCGCCGTACAGGAGGTCAACGACGCGAAGGCCGGCGTCACGATCGAGCTGACCGCCGAGGACGAGGGCGACACCGACACCAAGGCATACGAGACGTCGATCACCAAGCTCCAGGGCGCTGGTGTCTCCGCGATCGTCGGAGCCGCCGCATCCGGTGTCTCCAAGCTGATCCTCGACGGCAACGTGAGCGCGGGGATCCTCCAGATCTCGGCCTCGAACACGTCGCCCGACTTCACCACGTGGGACGATGACGGACTGTACTTCCGCACCGCCCCCAGCGATCTGCTGCAGGGCGAAGTGCTCGGCAACCTGATCGCCGAGGACGGCGCCAAGACGCTCGGCATCATCTACCAGAACGACGCCTACGGCACCGGCCTGTTCGACGCCATCAAGACCACGTTCGAGGGCACTGGTGGCGAGGTCGTCGCCGATGCGTCGTTCAACGTCGGCGACGCGCAGTTCGACGCACAGGTCGAGACCATCAAGGCGCAGAACCCTGACGCCGTCGCGATCGTCTCGTTCGACCAGTTCAAGACCATCGCACCGTTGCTGGTGAACGCCGGCATCTCGGCCGACAAGTTCTACATGGTCGACGGAAACCTGTCCGACTACGGCGACGAGATCCCGGTCTCTCTCGAGGGCGCGCAGGGAACCAAGGCGGGTCCCGTGCTCGAGGACGACTTCACCGACCGTCTCCAGACGTACTGGACGGGTGAGGGCAACGCCGAGGTCAAGGACTTCACGTACGCGGCTGAGGCATACGACGCCGTCGTGCTGGTCGCCCTGGCTTCGCTCGCTGCCGGCTCGACCGAGGGCGCGGACATCGCGGCCAAGATGCAGGAGATCTCGGGCGGTTCCGGCGAGGGCGAGAAGTGCACGAGCTTCGCAGACTGCGCCAAGATCATCAACGACGGTGGCACGGCCGACTACGACGGATACTCCGGCGAGGTCACGTTCGATGAGAACGGCGACCCGCAGGGTGCCACGATCGGCATCTACAAGTACGGCGCGGACAACCTGATCGCCCGCACCAACTGA
- a CDS encoding ABC transporter ATP-binding protein gives MRRPKTTGLTKGEVKPGVAKVDPILIADAVQRRFGGLTAVDVDHLEIPRGAITALIGPNGAGKTTLFNLLCGFDKPNSGTWSFDGTSLSGVPSFKVARMGQVRTFQLTKSLSLLTVLENMKLGAPHQRGEGFWSSLFPLLWRAQDTEIEGKARELLARFKLDAKEKDFAASLSGGQRKLLEMARALMSDPTLVMLDEPMAGVNPALTQSLLDHILDLKGLGMTVLFVEHDMHMVRHIADWVVVMAEGRVVAEGPPDQVMEDPAVIDAYLGAHQDVDLGAVTGRIPVIENDAARRLREKIEAEAEAELEATSASEHDEKGKA, from the coding sequence ATCCGTCGTCCGAAGACCACCGGGTTGACCAAGGGAGAGGTGAAGCCGGGCGTCGCCAAGGTCGATCCGATCCTCATCGCCGACGCCGTGCAGCGACGCTTCGGTGGTCTGACCGCCGTCGATGTCGATCATCTCGAGATCCCGCGCGGCGCGATCACGGCGCTGATCGGCCCGAACGGCGCCGGAAAGACGACCCTGTTCAACCTGCTCTGCGGCTTCGACAAGCCGAACAGCGGCACCTGGTCGTTCGACGGCACGAGCCTGTCCGGTGTGCCATCTTTCAAGGTCGCGCGCATGGGTCAGGTGCGCACCTTCCAGCTCACCAAGTCCCTGTCTCTGCTCACGGTGCTCGAGAACATGAAGCTCGGCGCTCCACATCAGCGCGGCGAGGGCTTCTGGTCGAGCCTGTTCCCCCTCCTCTGGCGCGCACAGGACACCGAGATCGAGGGGAAGGCGCGCGAGCTGCTCGCCCGCTTCAAACTGGATGCCAAGGAGAAGGACTTCGCGGCATCGCTGTCGGGCGGACAGCGCAAGCTCCTCGAGATGGCGCGCGCACTGATGAGCGATCCGACCCTCGTGATGCTCGATGAGCCGATGGCCGGCGTCAACCCGGCCCTGACGCAGTCGCTCCTCGATCACATCCTCGACCTCAAGGGCCTGGGGATGACTGTGCTCTTCGTCGAGCACGACATGCACATGGTCCGCCACATCGCGGACTGGGTGGTCGTGATGGCGGAGGGTCGCGTCGTCGCCGAAGGACCGCCCGATCAGGTCATGGAGGACCCGGCAGTCATCGACGCGTACCTCGGCGCACACCAGGACGTCGACCTCGGTGCCGTCACCGGCCGCATCCCCGTGATCGAGAACGATGCCGCCCGACGACTCCGCGAGAAGATCGAAGCAGAGGCGGAGGCGGAGCTCGAAGCGACGAGCGCCTCGGAGCACGATGAGAAGGGCAAGGCATGA
- the rarD gene encoding EamA family transporter RarD, which produces MTPDTTNRATQTAGVGFAGAAYLLWGVLPLYFLLLLPTGPWEVVAWRVLLSFVFCLLLLTVMRGWGAFRAIIRQPKLLGWTALAGLLIYVNWQVFLIGTLTGNVVETSLGYFINPITTVLLGVFVLKERIRRLQWAAIAIAAVAVVVIMVAHGSFPWIALSLTASFGIYGLIKKKIGPAVDAVSGLTLESFWLIPIAIVQLIIVAQTPAGLTMGTQGGWHAVLLALAGVATAVPLLLFAAGTRRVNLTVIGMIQFITPVMQFLIGVAVLHEPMPPERWAGFIIVWIAITVFVIDLLLAARRSRRIAQAELV; this is translated from the coding sequence GTGACCCCCGATACGACGAACCGCGCGACGCAGACGGCCGGTGTCGGATTCGCCGGTGCCGCGTACCTCCTCTGGGGAGTCCTTCCTCTCTACTTCCTCCTCCTGCTGCCCACAGGGCCGTGGGAGGTCGTCGCGTGGCGCGTGCTGCTCTCCTTCGTCTTCTGTCTTCTCCTGCTCACGGTCATGCGCGGGTGGGGTGCGTTCCGCGCCATCATCCGCCAGCCGAAGCTCCTGGGCTGGACCGCGCTGGCGGGGCTCCTGATCTACGTCAACTGGCAGGTCTTCCTCATCGGCACGTTGACCGGAAACGTCGTCGAGACCAGCCTCGGCTACTTCATCAACCCGATCACCACGGTGCTGCTCGGAGTGTTCGTGCTCAAGGAGCGCATCCGACGCCTGCAGTGGGCTGCCATCGCGATCGCGGCGGTCGCGGTCGTCGTGATCATGGTCGCCCACGGCTCCTTCCCCTGGATCGCGCTCTCACTGACGGCGTCCTTCGGCATCTACGGCCTCATCAAGAAGAAGATCGGCCCCGCGGTCGATGCGGTCAGCGGGCTGACGCTCGAGTCGTTCTGGCTGATCCCGATCGCGATCGTGCAATTGATCATCGTGGCGCAGACGCCCGCCGGCCTGACGATGGGCACCCAGGGCGGATGGCACGCCGTCCTGCTCGCGTTGGCCGGCGTCGCCACCGCGGTCCCGCTGCTCCTCTTCGCGGCGGGCACCCGTCGTGTCAACCTGACCGTGATCGGCATGATCCAGTTCATCACCCCGGTGATGCAGTTCCTCATCGGTGTCGCGGTACTCCACGAGCCGATGCCGCCGGAGCGCTGGGCAGGGTTCATCATCGTCTGGATCGCGATCACGGTCTTCGTCATCGACCTGCTGCTCGCCGCCCGCCGCAGCCGTCGGATCGCGCAGGCCGAGCTCGTCTGA
- the tsaD gene encoding tRNA (adenosine(37)-N6)-threonylcarbamoyltransferase complex transferase subunit TsaD: MSEPLVLGIETSCDETGIGIVRGRTLLSNTIASSMDEHARYGGVVPEVAARAHLEALQPSIEAALAEAGVGLDDLDAVAVTSGPGLAGALMVGVGAAKGLAVSLGKPLYAVNHLVGHIAADILTADSEPLEYPTIALLVSGGHTSLLHVRDLTTDVELLGETMDDAAGEAFDKVARLLSLPYPGGPEIDRAALEGDPNAIRFPRGLSRASDLAKHRYDFSFSGLKTAVARWVERCEADGVEVPVADVAASFREAVVDVLVTKALAACADLGVPRLLLGGGVIANRRLRDVALERASAAGVTVRIPPLSLCTDNGAMIAALAAELISAGRQPSTLAFGADSTLPVTEIQVDEAVLT; encoded by the coding sequence ATGAGCGAGCCGCTGGTGCTCGGTATCGAGACGAGCTGTGACGAGACCGGTATCGGAATCGTCCGTGGTCGCACGTTGCTGTCCAACACGATCGCCTCGAGCATGGACGAGCATGCCCGCTATGGCGGTGTGGTCCCGGAGGTCGCGGCCCGCGCGCACCTGGAGGCGCTGCAGCCGTCGATCGAGGCCGCGCTCGCCGAGGCGGGCGTCGGGCTCGACGATCTCGATGCGGTCGCCGTGACCAGCGGCCCCGGTCTCGCCGGGGCGCTCATGGTCGGGGTCGGCGCGGCGAAGGGTCTCGCCGTCTCGCTGGGCAAGCCGCTCTATGCCGTGAACCACCTGGTGGGTCACATCGCGGCCGACATCCTCACGGCCGACTCCGAACCTCTGGAGTACCCGACGATCGCGCTGCTGGTATCGGGCGGACACACCTCGTTGCTGCACGTTCGCGACCTGACCACCGATGTCGAGCTGCTCGGCGAGACCATGGATGACGCGGCCGGTGAGGCGTTCGACAAGGTCGCGCGCCTGCTCTCCCTCCCGTACCCCGGTGGTCCCGAGATCGACCGCGCTGCGCTCGAGGGAGACCCGAACGCCATCCGGTTCCCCCGTGGGCTCTCCCGCGCATCCGACCTGGCGAAACATCGCTACGACTTCTCCTTCTCCGGGCTCAAGACGGCCGTCGCGCGCTGGGTGGAGCGCTGCGAAGCCGACGGCGTCGAAGTCCCCGTCGCCGATGTCGCCGCCAGTTTCCGCGAAGCGGTCGTGGACGTGCTCGTCACGAAGGCCCTCGCGGCGTGCGCCGACCTCGGAGTCCCTCGGCTGCTGCTCGGCGGCGGCGTCATCGCCAACCGCCGCCTGCGCGATGTCGCGCTGGAACGAGCCTCCGCCGCGGGGGTGACCGTGCGGATCCCGCCGCTCTCGCTCTGCACCGACAACGGCGCGATGATCGCGGCGCTCGCCGCGGAGCTGATCTCGGCGGGGCGGCAGCCGTCGACCCTGGCCTTCGGCGCGGATTCCACGCTGCCGGTGACCGAGATCCAGGTCGACGAAGCGGTGCTGACATGA
- the groES gene encoding co-chaperone GroES produces the protein MSVSIKPLEDRIVIKQVEAEQTTASGLVIPDTAKEKPQEGEVVAVGPGRIDDNGNRVPLDVAVGDRVLYSKYGGTEVKFGADEFLVLSARDVLAVVVR, from the coding sequence GTGTCGGTTTCCATCAAGCCGCTCGAGGACCGCATCGTCATCAAGCAGGTCGAGGCCGAGCAGACCACCGCGAGTGGCCTGGTCATCCCCGACACCGCCAAGGAGAAGCCCCAGGAGGGCGAGGTCGTGGCGGTCGGCCCCGGTCGCATCGACGACAACGGCAACCGTGTTCCGCTCGACGTCGCCGTGGGCGACCGCGTGCTCTACAGCAAGTACGGCGGCACCGAGGTGAAGTTCGGCGCAGACGAGTTCCTCGTCCTGTCGGCCCGCGACGTCCTCGCGGTCGTCGTTCGCTGA
- a CDS encoding branched-chain amino acid ABC transporter permease: MDFGSIFSNTAVYLFSPVTLAYALAATGLAVHFGYAGLLNFGMAAFMAIGGYGYAISVLSFGLPWWVGMLIGLLGGAFFAVLLGIPTLRLRADYLAIATIAAGEIVRLLFTTQVFDEFTNSADGLAQYNGGFRDANPFPPGTYGFGPWTYSANDLWNRVFGLIVLLVAILLVWSLMRSPWGRVLKGIREDEDAVRSLGKNVFAYKMQALVVGGVIGAAGGIVFVLPSAVVPGSYSTSLTFFLWTVLLLGGAATVFGPTLGAILFWVVFAFMANLLPSMAKAGLLPMSDSQASTLVFIFVGVALMLLVIFRPQGILGDKREMTFVK; the protein is encoded by the coding sequence ATGGACTTCGGAAGCATCTTCTCCAACACCGCCGTCTACCTCTTCAGCCCGGTCACGCTGGCGTACGCGCTGGCCGCCACCGGTCTCGCCGTGCACTTCGGCTACGCCGGACTGCTCAACTTCGGTATGGCGGCCTTCATGGCGATCGGCGGCTACGGCTACGCGATCTCCGTGCTGAGCTTCGGCCTGCCGTGGTGGGTCGGCATGTTGATCGGCCTACTCGGCGGTGCCTTCTTCGCCGTGCTGCTCGGCATCCCGACGCTGCGACTGCGCGCGGACTACCTCGCCATCGCGACGATCGCCGCGGGCGAGATCGTCCGGCTGCTGTTCACGACCCAGGTCTTCGACGAGTTCACCAACTCCGCCGACGGGCTCGCCCAATACAACGGCGGTTTCCGCGACGCGAACCCGTTCCCTCCCGGCACCTACGGCTTCGGCCCGTGGACATACAGCGCCAACGACCTGTGGAATCGCGTGTTCGGCCTGATCGTGCTGCTCGTCGCGATCCTGCTGGTCTGGTCACTCATGCGCAGCCCGTGGGGCCGGGTGCTCAAGGGCATCCGCGAAGATGAGGATGCCGTGCGCTCGCTCGGCAAGAACGTCTTCGCCTACAAGATGCAGGCGCTCGTCGTCGGCGGTGTGATCGGTGCGGCCGGAGGAATCGTGTTCGTCCTCCCCTCGGCCGTCGTGCCGGGCAGCTACTCGACGTCGCTGACGTTCTTCCTGTGGACGGTCCTGCTCCTCGGCGGTGCCGCCACGGTGTTCGGCCCGACGCTGGGCGCGATCCTCTTCTGGGTCGTCTTCGCCTTCATGGCGAACCTGCTCCCGTCGATGGCGAAGGCAGGGCTCCTGCCGATGTCCGACAGCCAGGCATCGACGCTCGTCTTCATCTTCGTCGGCGTCGCCCTCATGCTGCTCGTGATCTTCCGCCCGCAGGGCATCCTCGGAGACAAGAGGGAGATGACCTTTGTCAAATGA
- a CDS encoding class I SAM-dependent methyltransferase — MEMSELQALLTPDGLELLDGLGPIESTAEVARAVSRLRAAGHSPDLVSAVVGQAHLRTKATAKFGAFAARMLFTRAGLEQATRLGVAVRHAQRMRRAGITSVADLGCGIGGDALAFAGAGLDVLAVDADEVTAAIAAYNLAPFGPVDGEGTGAVVRHSTAEEADLSTSGAVWMDPARRTSGHSETRRVSADDYSPSLDWAFDLAARVPTGIKLGPAHDRDALPDDAEAQWVSADGSVVELVVWTGALARSGVRRAALVMRGDKSHELTAGADAEDASTRELGAFLHEPDGAVIRARLIGDVARSLDAGMLDPRIAYLTSDAAVTSPFVQTFRVRETMAANPKAISAVLKSEGIGTLEIKKRGVDIDPAAFRKKLTLRGDRSATLILARIGDQRRAILADRVPPAA, encoded by the coding sequence GTGGAGATGTCCGAGCTGCAAGCCCTGTTGACCCCCGACGGCCTGGAGCTGCTCGACGGGCTCGGCCCGATCGAGTCCACCGCGGAGGTGGCGCGCGCAGTGTCGCGGCTGCGCGCCGCCGGCCACTCCCCCGACCTGGTCTCGGCCGTCGTCGGACAGGCGCACCTGCGTACGAAGGCGACCGCGAAGTTCGGCGCGTTCGCGGCACGGATGCTGTTCACCCGCGCCGGACTCGAGCAGGCCACCCGGCTCGGTGTCGCGGTGCGTCATGCCCAGCGCATGCGCCGCGCCGGCATCACGAGTGTCGCCGACCTCGGGTGCGGCATCGGCGGCGATGCGCTGGCCTTCGCCGGCGCCGGACTCGATGTGCTCGCCGTGGACGCCGACGAGGTCACGGCCGCGATCGCAGCGTACAACCTCGCGCCGTTCGGTCCGGTCGACGGCGAAGGAACCGGGGCCGTCGTGCGACACAGCACCGCCGAGGAAGCCGACCTGTCTACCAGCGGCGCGGTGTGGATGGATCCCGCTCGACGCACCTCGGGGCACAGCGAGACCCGTCGCGTCTCGGCCGACGACTACTCACCCTCTTTGGACTGGGCTTTCGACCTCGCCGCGCGCGTTCCGACCGGGATCAAGCTGGGACCGGCGCATGACCGCGATGCGCTCCCCGACGACGCCGAAGCACAGTGGGTGAGTGCGGACGGCAGCGTGGTGGAACTCGTCGTCTGGACGGGTGCCCTGGCACGATCCGGCGTGCGCCGCGCGGCCCTGGTGATGCGCGGCGACAAGTCGCACGAGCTGACGGCGGGAGCCGACGCAGAGGACGCATCGACCCGCGAGCTCGGCGCGTTCCTCCACGAGCCCGACGGCGCGGTGATCCGCGCTCGACTGATCGGCGACGTGGCGCGGAGCCTCGATGCCGGCATGCTCGACCCGCGGATCGCCTATCTCACCTCCGATGCCGCGGTCACCAGTCCGTTCGTGCAGACATTCCGCGTGCGCGAGACCATGGCCGCGAATCCGAAGGCGATCAGTGCGGTGCTGAAGTCCGAAGGCATCGGCACGCTCGAGATCAAGAAGCGCGGCGTCGACATCGACCCCGCGGCGTTCCGCAAGAAGCTCACTCTGCGCGGCGACCGCAGCGCCACCCTGATCCTCGCCCGGATCGGCGACCAGCGCCGAGCCATCCTCGCCGACCGGGTGCCGCCTGCTGCGTAG
- a CDS encoding branched-chain amino acid ABC transporter permease: protein MGPTTFAVQRRRPWVVAFLGILIALSAFLLQPPASASAETTDDGQEVTEFYFAGVITFDDDPVEGVVMTIEGKGFKGETETDAEGKWRLYVPEKEKYTLTVDESTLPDGVIVDASLLPPGTQPIAGTTASFEVEFGLTGTKIMNLFLGEGERITVSFIDQLLSRLVGGLNFGLLLALASMGAALIYGTTRLSNFAHAEMVTWGGLVALVTTTFWHLPLWLGIAAAVIGGGLFGWALDAGLWRPLRRRGLGVVQLMIVSIGLSLALRYAFQFMIGGGTRQLPGASPTPIQFGPISLSYIDLIAMGVSIVVILGVAFFLTRTRIGKATRAISDNPQLAAASGIDVDKVIRYVWILSGTLAAISGILWAYFRPGVKWDMGMQMLLLIFAAITLGGLGTAFGALVGSLIVGIAVEVSTLWIPSDLKYASALVVLIVILLVRPQGLLGRRERLG, encoded by the coding sequence GTGGGACCCACAACATTCGCCGTGCAGAGAAGGCGCCCCTGGGTCGTCGCTTTCCTCGGCATCTTGATCGCTCTGTCCGCATTCCTGTTGCAACCTCCGGCCTCGGCATCCGCCGAGACGACGGACGACGGCCAGGAGGTCACGGAGTTCTACTTCGCCGGTGTCATCACCTTCGATGATGATCCCGTCGAAGGCGTCGTCATGACGATCGAGGGCAAGGGCTTCAAAGGCGAGACCGAGACGGACGCCGAGGGCAAGTGGCGACTGTACGTCCCCGAGAAGGAGAAGTACACCCTGACGGTCGACGAGTCGACCCTGCCGGACGGCGTGATCGTCGACGCGAGCCTGCTGCCTCCGGGTACGCAGCCGATCGCAGGGACGACGGCATCGTTCGAGGTCGAGTTCGGACTCACCGGGACCAAGATCATGAACCTGTTCCTCGGCGAGGGCGAACGGATCACGGTCTCCTTCATCGACCAGCTGCTGTCGCGACTGGTCGGCGGGCTCAACTTCGGCCTTCTCCTGGCCTTGGCGTCGATGGGCGCCGCTCTGATCTACGGCACCACCCGCCTGTCGAACTTCGCGCACGCCGAGATGGTCACCTGGGGCGGTCTGGTGGCTCTGGTCACGACGACGTTCTGGCACCTCCCGCTGTGGCTCGGCATCGCCGCGGCCGTGATCGGCGGCGGACTCTTCGGCTGGGCACTGGATGCCGGTCTCTGGCGTCCGCTGCGACGACGAGGGCTCGGGGTCGTGCAGCTGATGATCGTCAGCATCGGCCTGTCGCTCGCGCTGCGCTATGCCTTCCAGTTCATGATCGGCGGCGGCACGCGTCAGCTCCCGGGAGCCAGCCCCACGCCGATCCAGTTCGGGCCGATATCGCTCTCCTACATCGATCTGATCGCGATGGGCGTGAGCATCGTCGTGATCCTCGGAGTCGCCTTCTTCCTCACACGCACCCGGATCGGCAAGGCGACCCGCGCGATCTCTGACAACCCGCAGCTCGCAGCGGCATCCGGCATCGACGTCGACAAGGTCATCCGCTACGTCTGGATCCTCTCCGGCACCCTGGCGGCGATCTCCGGCATCCTGTGGGCCTACTTCCGCCCCGGTGTGAAGTGGGACATGGGCATGCAGATGCTGCTGCTGATCTTCGCGGCGATCACGCTGGGCGGTCTCGGCACCGCGTTCGGCGCGCTGGTCGGCTCGCTCATCGTCGGCATCGCCGTCGAGGTCTCGACGCTGTGGATCCCCTCCGACCTGAAGTACGCGAGTGCGCTGGTCGTGCTGATCGTGATCCTCCTCGTCAGACCACAAGGGCTTTTGGGACGTAGGGAAAGGTTGGGCTGA
- a CDS encoding ABC transporter ATP-binding protein, with the protein MSAETPVPAADDIVVELKDVHAGYLPGVNILNGANLIARQGELIGIIGPNGAGKSTLLKSIFGLVNVRSGDITVKGESILGLKADKLVKRGVAFVPQTNNVFPSLSIEENLQMGLYQNPKIYTERLEFVTGIFAELGKRLKQRAGSLSGGERQMVAMSRALMMDPSVLLLDEPSAGLSPVRQDDAFIRVSDINKAGVTTIMVEQNARRCLQICDRGYVLDQGKDAYEGTGRDLLNDPKVIGLYLGTLGTDAA; encoded by the coding sequence ATGAGTGCGGAAACACCGGTACCCGCAGCCGATGACATCGTCGTCGAGCTGAAGGACGTCCACGCGGGATACCTGCCCGGCGTGAACATCCTCAACGGAGCGAATCTGATCGCCCGTCAGGGCGAGCTGATCGGCATCATCGGTCCGAACGGTGCCGGCAAGTCGACGCTGCTGAAGTCGATCTTCGGTCTGGTGAACGTGCGCAGCGGCGACATCACCGTGAAGGGCGAGAGCATCCTCGGTCTCAAGGCCGACAAGCTGGTCAAGCGGGGGGTCGCCTTCGTGCCACAGACCAACAACGTCTTCCCGTCGCTCTCCATCGAGGAGAACCTGCAGATGGGGCTCTACCAGAACCCCAAGATCTACACCGAGCGCCTCGAATTCGTCACAGGGATCTTCGCGGAGCTCGGCAAGCGTCTCAAGCAGCGTGCGGGTTCGCTGTCGGGTGGCGAGCGGCAGATGGTCGCGATGTCGAGGGCGCTCATGATGGATCCGTCGGTGCTGCTCCTGGACGAACCTTCCGCCGGCCTCTCCCCCGTGCGACAGGATGACGCATTCATCCGCGTCTCCGACATCAACAAGGCTGGTGTCACGACGATCATGGTCGAGCAGAACGCACGGCGCTGTCTGCAGATCTGCGATCGCGGCTATGTCCTCGACCAGGGCAAGGATGCTTACGAGGGCACGGGACGCGATCTCCTGAACGACCCCAAGGTGATCGGGCTGTACCTCGGCACGCTGGGCACGGACGCCGCCTGA